The following coding sequences are from one Fibrobacterota bacterium window:
- a CDS encoding PTS sugar transporter subunit IIA translates to MRLSERFTEKCIIIDSQKPNKREIIEEMVVLLCQAYGIENRDGIMAAVLGREEKMSTGIGCGLAVPHGKVDFLDKMCVVACSVKRGIDFEAIDKEPVFLLFLIVSPSNTTGPHIRALSAISRIMADADIRKSLIAANSPVEFYANLKLGEEKYT, encoded by the coding sequence ATGAGGCTTTCGGAACGGTTCACGGAAAAGTGCATCATCATCGACTCGCAAAAGCCGAACAAGCGCGAGATCATCGAGGAGATGGTGGTCTTGCTCTGCCAGGCTTACGGGATCGAGAACCGGGACGGCATTATGGCCGCCGTACTGGGGCGCGAAGAGAAGATGTCCACCGGCATCGGCTGCGGCCTTGCCGTCCCGCATGGCAAGGTCGACTTCCTGGATAAGATGTGCGTGGTGGCTTGCTCGGTCAAGCGCGGCATCGACTTCGAGGCCATCGACAAGGAACCGGTTTTCCTGCTCTTCCTCATCGTATCGCCCTCGAATACCACGGGGCCGCATATCCGCGCCCTTTCCGCGATCTCGCGCATCATGGCGGATGCGGACATCCGCAAGAGCCTGATCGCCGCGAACAGCCCGGTGGAATTCTACGCGAACCTGAAATTGGGCGAAGAGAAGTACACCTAG